Within Aggregicoccus sp. 17bor-14, the genomic segment GGTGATGTCCACCTGGCCGCCGCCGAAGTGCGCGCAGTACAGGCCGCGCTTCACCTCCTTGAGGATGTCCTCGGGGTGGTGGTCTCCGGGCGCGAGGTACGTGTTCGTCATGCGCGGCAGGGGCATGTGCTTGAAGGACTCGCGCCGCCCGCTGCCGGTGCTCTTCTGGCCCATCAGCTTCGCGTTGTGCTGATCGTAGAGGTAGCCCTTGAGCACGCCCTTCTCGATCAGCACCTTGCGCTCGCCGGGGCTGCCCTCGTCGTCCACGTTGATGGAGCCGCGGCTGTTGGCCACGGTGCCGTCGTCGATGACGGTGACCAGGTCGCTCGCGACCTTCTCGTTGAGCTTGCCGGCGAAGAGGCTGGTCTTCTTGCGGATGAAGTCCGCCTCGAGCCCGTGGCCCACCGCCTCGTGCAGGAGGATGCCGCTCCAGCCCGGGGCGAGCACCACCGTCTGCGGGCCCGCCTCGCACTCCACCGCGCCCAGCGTGGCGATGGCCTGGCGCGCGGCCTCCTGCGCCACGCTCTCCGGGGTGAAGGTGTCGAAGTGGCTGAAGGCGACGCGGCCGCCGCCGCCGTAGAAGCCCGTGCGCCGCTCGCCCTTCTTGCCCTCGGCGACCACGTAGACGCTGAGGCGGCACAGGTCCTGGGTGTCCTCGCTGTAGTGGCCCAGCGTGTTGGCCACCGCGATGCGCTTGGTCTGGTCCACGTAGGAGGCGTTCACCTGGCGCACGCGCTTGTCGAAGGCGCGCGCCGCGAGGTCCGCGCGCACGATGAGGTCTGCCTTGCGCGCGACCTCGATGTCCGCGAGCGAGGTGGGCACCTTGTAGAAGCTGGGCGCGGGCACCCGGCTCACCTTGAAGCCCTGCTCGCTCCCGCCACCCTGCGCGATGAAGGCCGCCGTCTGCGCGGCGCGCAAGAGCGCGGGCTCGTCCAGGTCGTCCGAGTAGGCGTAGCCCACCTTGGCGCCCGCGATGACGCGCACGCCCACGCCCTGCACCAGGCCCGTCTGGGCGCTCTTGATCAGCTGCTCGTCCAGCACCACCGCAGTGGTGGTGGCGCGCTCCACGTACACCTCGGCGAACTCGCCGCCGCGCGCCATGGCCACGCCGAGCAGCCGCTCCATCAGCGCGGGCGCGAGAAGGGGAGAGGCAGGGCGGTGGCGGGTGGCGAGCGGAGCGAGAGGCGGGGGCTGGGGCCGCTTGGCGGCGGCCGACGCGCGAGGCATGCAGGGACTCCTGGGCAAGGGGCAGGAAGGCGAACGGGGGACGGTAACGAGCACCCCGGGGTCGGGCAACGGCCAAGGCGCGAGGGGTGTTCCTCGGCGGCACGCCCGCAGCGCTCTCCTGGAGGGCAGAGGGGCGGGCGCCCCTCAGCTGTGGCTCGCCCACACGTAGACGGTGTGGCTCGCATCGTCCACGAGCACCCTGCCGCCGTCGGCCTGCGCGTCCTGCGCCACCTCGAAGAGGCGGCCCGCCTGTACGCCGCGAGGGTCGAAGGCGCTCCCGCCGGGCGGCAGCTGCAGCAGGCGCGGCGTGCAGCGCCCGCTGCCTGCGTCCACGAAGACGGCCGCGGTGTCGGGCGGGAGCTCGACAGGCAGCGTCTGGCTGGCCGGGTCGCACAGGCGCTGCGGCCGCACCGCTGCGAGCCCCGGCGAGGCTGCAAGGAAGGTCTCGATGGCGTCGGAAGAGGCCTCGAAGCGCACCCAGCCGCTGCGGCTGAAGAGGTTGCCAAGGGTGCGCACCTGCACCTCCTGCGCTCCGGCGGGCAGGGGAGCGAGGCGCGCGAGCGCGAGCACCTCGGGCGTCGGAGGCGGGGAGGCACAGGCGCAGAGCAGGCACACGGCAATGATGGGGCAGGAGCGCATGGGGCTTGCGCTTGCAGAGGGCGTGCCGGCCGCTTGCGGGCGCAGGAGTCCCGGAGGCGTGTGCGAGGATGCGGCGGCACGCCGGTCGAGGGGAGCGAGATGAGCGAGTCGTCACTGCGGGAGCTGGGGCTGGACCTCATGGCGGAGCGGCAATTCGAGCGCGCGCTCGCCGTGTTCGCGGAAGGGGTGCGCCGCAGTCCCGCGGACCACCGCGCGCGCATGCTCGCGGCGCGCTGTCTCGTGGAGTTGGGCGAGCGCGAGCGCGCCGTCACCACGCTGCACGCCTGCGCGGAAGGGCTGCTGCGCCGCGACTACCTGCTGTCCGCCATCGCCGCGTGCAAGCTCGCGCTCGAGCTCAGCCCCACCGAGCGGCGCCTGCGCGACACGCTGGTGCGCGTGCACGCGCGCGCCGCCCGCGCGACGTCCGGAAGGGCCCAGGTCCCGCCGCCCCTGCCGCCGGACGCCCTCTACGACGGCCGGGTGGACACGGACCTGATGGGGCTCGCGGGCGAGCAGCTGGTCTCGCGCGCCATCGAGGTGCTCGCCGCGCCCGACCCCGGGGGCGCGGCGGACGCGGACGCGCGCCCGCCGCTGCCGCTCTTCGCGGACCTGGAGCGCGAGGCCTTCCTCGACCTGGTGGGGCGCATGGGCTACCGCAGCGCGGAGGAGGGCGAGGCGGTGAGCCGCGAGGGCGAGCGCGGCGACACGCTCTACGTGCTGGTGGCCGGCAAGGCGGAGGTCGCGCGCCGCAGCGAGGGCAGCGCGCGCACCCTGGGCTTTCTCGGCGGCGGCTCCATCTTCGGCGAGCTCGCGCTGCTCACCGGCGCGCCGCCCACGGCCACCGTCACCGCCGTGGCCCCCTCGGAGCTGTTCGAGATCCGCCGCGAGCACCTCAACGCCGTGGCCAAGAGCCACCCCTCGGTGCCGCAGGTGCTCGCGGACTTCGCCCAGCAGCGCATGGCCCGCAACCTCACCGCGACGAGCCCCCTGTTCCAGGGGCTGCCGGAGAGCGAGCGCGCGGCGCTGCTGCAGCGCTTCAGCTTCCGCGCGCTGCAGCCGCAGGAGCACGCGCTCACCGAGGGCGAGCACTCCCCCGGCCTCTTCCTCGTGCTCGCCGGGGAGCTGGTGGTGCAGAAGGAGGACCCGGCCGGCGGCCACGTGAGCCTGGGCATCCTGCGCGAGGGGGACGTGGCGGGGGAGATCTCCCTGCTCACCGGCCTGCGCGCCACCGCCACCGTGGTCTCCACGCGCAAGACGGCCGCCGCCTTCCTCGAGCGCCGCTCCTTCGACGACCTGGTGCAGCGCTACCCGCACACCCGCAGCTACCTCGAGCAGCTGAGCACCCGGCGCCTGAAGCAGATCGGCGAGGCGCTGCGGCCCGCGGAGATCATCGACGCGGACGAGCTGGTGGTGGACGCCGAGCGGGAGCTGCGCCCGTGACGCTGCCCGCGGGCAGGGTGCTGGGGGTGGTGCTCGCGCTGGCCGCGGCGGGGCTGGTGCTCGCGCTGTGGCCCTCGAAGGAGCCCGGGGTGCCCGAGGCCATCGAGCGGCGCGTGCGCGAGCTCGCGCACGCGGCCGAGGAGCACGACCTGGGCGAGCTCAACGACGGCGTCTCCGAGCGCTTCCACTCGCGCGAGGGCTGGGGCAAGGACGAGGTGCGCCGCGTCTTCGCCGCCCAGGTGCTGCGCGCCGAGTGGCTGCGCGTCTTCGTCGCGGACCTGCACGCCGAGGAGGCCTCGCCCACCCGGGGCACCTTCCGCGCGAAGCTGCTCTTCGCGCGCTCGGAGGCGAAGTCCCTGGAGGGGCTCTCGCGCGACGCCGTGACGAGCGCCTACCTCATCGAGGGCACCTTCGAGCGCGAGCAGGACGGCACCTGGCGGGTGGTGGAGGCGCGCCACCGGGCGCTGGGGGCGAGCGAGCTCTTCTAGTGCTCCCTCAGTGCTCGGTGACGACCGCCTGGGCCTCGTTGAGCCACAGGCGCGAGAGGCGCGACTTGCCCGCGCCCAGCAGCCGCCGGTTCACCGCCTTCACGTACCCGTGCAGCTGCGGCTGCACCGCGCCGCTGCGCCCCATGCGCGCGAGCGCGTAGAAGGCGTGCTGGCAGCCGGCCGAGAAGTCCCCTTGCGCGAAGAGCAGCTCGCTCATCGCCCGGTACGCCTCGGCGAGCGTGCCGGTGCCGTCCTCCGGGGCGAGCGGAGAGAGCAGGGCGCGCGCCGGCTCGTACTGCTGGCGCTGCACGAGCAGGGCCCCCTTGGCCACCTGCGCGCGCGCGTGCAGCACGCCGCGCGCGGCGATGGCGTGGTCGAAGGCGCTCAGCGCCTGGTCGCTCTGGCCCAGCGCGCTCAAGAGCTCCCCGCGCGCGAGCCAGTAGCGGTCGTCCGCGTCCAGCGCGGGGGCGCCGCTCTCCCCGCCCAGCCGCACGC encodes:
- a CDS encoding TldD/PmbA family protein, with the translated sequence MPRASAAAKRPQPPPLAPLATRHRPASPLLAPALMERLLGVAMARGGEFAEVYVERATTTAVVLDEQLIKSAQTGLVQGVGVRVIAGAKVGYAYSDDLDEPALLRAAQTAAFIAQGGGSEQGFKVSRVPAPSFYKVPTSLADIEVARKADLIVRADLAARAFDKRVRQVNASYVDQTKRIAVANTLGHYSEDTQDLCRLSVYVVAEGKKGERRTGFYGGGGRVAFSHFDTFTPESVAQEAARQAIATLGAVECEAGPQTVVLAPGWSGILLHEAVGHGLEADFIRKKTSLFAGKLNEKVASDLVTVIDDGTVANSRGSINVDDEGSPGERKVLIEKGVLKGYLYDQHNAKLMGQKSTGSGRRESFKHMPLPRMTNTYLAPGDHHPEDILKEVKRGLYCAHFGGGQVDITNGNFVFEVSEAYEIQDGKLGRPVKNAILIGVGPEALKNVSRVGCDPMPDPGLGTCGKDGQSVPVGVGLPTLRIDNMTVGGTKVRS
- a CDS encoding cyclic nucleotide-binding domain-containing protein — encoded protein: MSESSLRELGLDLMAERQFERALAVFAEGVRRSPADHRARMLAARCLVELGERERAVTTLHACAEGLLRRDYLLSAIAACKLALELSPTERRLRDTLVRVHARAARATSGRAQVPPPLPPDALYDGRVDTDLMGLAGEQLVSRAIEVLAAPDPGGAADADARPPLPLFADLEREAFLDLVGRMGYRSAEEGEAVSREGERGDTLYVLVAGKAEVARRSEGSARTLGFLGGGSIFGELALLTGAPPTATVTAVAPSELFEIRREHLNAVAKSHPSVPQVLADFAQQRMARNLTATSPLFQGLPESERAALLQRFSFRALQPQEHALTEGEHSPGLFLVLAGELVVQKEDPAGGHVSLGILREGDVAGEISLLTGLRATATVVSTRKTAAAFLERRSFDDLVQRYPHTRSYLEQLSTRRLKQIGEALRPAEIIDADELVVDAERELRP